One region of Acidovorax sp. T1 genomic DNA includes:
- the apaG gene encoding Co2+/Mg2+ efflux protein ApaG: MSKYQFDVKVQPQYLPEQSSPDSGLYRFAYTITITNAGEAPAQLISRHWIISDASGHTEEVKGLGVVGQQPLLKPGQSFQYTSGCGLRTASGTMHGTFHCVTVDGEPFSCPIPLFVLEATHPGASSQPMSARVLH, encoded by the coding sequence ATGTCCAAGTACCAGTTTGACGTGAAAGTACAGCCGCAGTACCTACCGGAGCAGTCCTCGCCAGACTCCGGTCTCTACCGCTTTGCCTACACCATCACCATCACGAATGCGGGCGAAGCGCCCGCGCAACTGATCTCGCGCCACTGGATCATCAGCGATGCCAGCGGCCACACCGAAGAAGTCAAGGGCCTGGGCGTGGTGGGCCAGCAGCCTTTGCTCAAGCCGGGCCAGTCGTTCCAGTACACCAGCGGATGCGGCCTGCGCACCGCCAGCGGCACCATGCATGGCACCTTCCATTGCGTAACTGTTGACGGTGAGCCGTTCAGCTGCCCGATACCCCTGTTTGTGCTGGAGGCGACCCACCCAGGCGCCTCCAGCCAGCCGATGAGTGCAAGGGTGCTGCATTGA
- a CDS encoding XrtA/PEP-CTERM system-associated ATPase, whose protein sequence is MYEAFYGLNSKPFQLNPDPGFYFSSKQHQRARAYLEYGVMRCEGFIVITGEVGAGKTTIVRGLIDSLDPGTVVAAHLVSTQLSAEDTLRLVGAAFGIPVRGVSKADLLMALEAFFVTQTLQGKRCLLIVDEAQNLQPQAVEELRMLSNFQNGQYALLQTFLVGQPEFREILQSPGMVQLRQRVTATCHLGPLEVDETREYILHRLKCAGASENPTFDPEIFDCIYHYTGGIPRRVNTLFDRVLLQGFLTDRTHIDLALVNEIIQEVQAEMLVSPKVASPWQMPLRAAVRGIAQEEPLDSELEPGALDLDLSLDSALADSMSQQLVHVTAEQLSARLLRIERSVLRQERVTLEILMNLQKLVVASRRPRSDSAAG, encoded by the coding sequence ATGTACGAAGCGTTCTATGGGTTGAACAGCAAACCCTTCCAACTCAATCCCGACCCCGGCTTCTATTTCAGCAGCAAGCAGCATCAGCGCGCACGCGCGTACCTGGAATACGGCGTGATGCGTTGTGAGGGCTTCATCGTGATTACGGGCGAGGTGGGGGCGGGTAAGACGACGATTGTGCGCGGCCTGATTGACAGTCTGGACCCCGGTACTGTTGTCGCGGCCCATCTGGTTAGCACGCAATTGAGTGCAGAAGACACGCTGCGACTGGTGGGCGCGGCGTTCGGGATCCCCGTGCGGGGCGTTTCCAAAGCAGACCTGTTGATGGCACTGGAAGCTTTCTTCGTTACCCAGACTCTGCAAGGAAAGCGTTGCCTGCTGATCGTCGATGAAGCGCAGAACCTTCAGCCGCAGGCGGTGGAAGAGCTGCGCATGCTGTCCAATTTCCAGAATGGCCAGTACGCACTGCTGCAGACTTTTCTGGTGGGCCAACCCGAGTTCCGTGAAATCTTGCAAAGCCCTGGCATGGTGCAATTGCGTCAGCGTGTGACAGCCACCTGCCATCTCGGCCCCCTGGAGGTTGACGAAACCCGCGAGTACATTCTGCATCGCTTGAAATGTGCTGGGGCCAGTGAAAATCCTACCTTCGATCCAGAAATATTCGACTGCATCTACCACTACACAGGCGGAATTCCCCGGCGCGTTAACACCTTGTTTGACCGCGTCCTGTTGCAGGGGTTTCTGACGGATCGGACGCACATTGACCTTGCACTGGTCAACGAGATCATTCAAGAAGTGCAAGCAGAAATGCTGGTGTCGCCCAAGGTTGCATCTCCTTGGCAGATGCCCCTGAGAGCGGCGGTGCGAGGCATCGCGCAGGAGGAGCCGCTGGACAGCGAGTTGGAGCCAGGGGCACTGGATTTGGATTTGAGTTTGGACAGTGCTCTGGCAGATAGCATGTCTCAGCAACTTGTACACGTGACGGCCGAGCAACTGAGCGCGCGTTTGCTGCGTATCGAACGCAGCGTTCTGCGCCAGGAGCGCGTGACCTTGGAAATCTTGATGAATCTGCAAAAGCTGGTGGTCGCAAGTCGTCGCCCGCGTTCTGACAGTGCCGCCGGCTAG
- a CDS encoding XrtA/PEP-CTERM system exopolysaccharide export protein, whose protein sequence is MQKYVSVFLGAAGRVVAMAALAAAVVGCADMRAGDHPAAPVRASAPDYNYIVGPGDTLNIIVWRNPELSQIVPVRPDGQVSTPLVDGLVAQGKTSAQIARDVEKELGKYVRDPVVTVIVTGFVGPYSEQIRVVGEAAKPQFLPYKQKMTVLDVMIAVGGLTDFADGNSATLVRTAEGNKRYTVRLNDLVKRGDIDANVEVLPGDILIIPQGWF, encoded by the coding sequence ATGCAGAAATACGTTTCAGTGTTCCTGGGGGCTGCGGGCCGGGTTGTGGCAATGGCTGCGCTGGCAGCAGCGGTGGTTGGCTGTGCGGATATGCGCGCAGGGGATCATCCGGCCGCGCCGGTCAGGGCGTCCGCCCCCGATTACAACTACATCGTCGGGCCCGGCGATACGCTCAACATCATCGTGTGGCGAAACCCTGAACTGTCACAGATTGTGCCGGTTCGTCCTGATGGTCAGGTGTCTACGCCCTTGGTTGATGGGCTCGTCGCGCAAGGTAAAACCTCGGCGCAGATCGCTCGGGATGTGGAAAAGGAGCTGGGTAAATACGTGCGGGACCCAGTCGTCACTGTCATCGTGACGGGCTTCGTCGGCCCCTACAGCGAACAGATCCGCGTAGTGGGTGAGGCGGCCAAGCCGCAGTTCCTTCCCTACAAGCAAAAAATGACGGTCCTCGATGTGATGATTGCGGTAGGGGGGTTGACCGATTTTGCCGATGGCAACAGCGCTACGCTTGTACGTACGGCCGAGGGCAACAAGCGTTACACGGTGCGCCTGAATGATCTGGTCAAGCGCGGCGATATTGACGCCAATGTGGAAGTGCTTCCCGGCGATATTCTCATTATTCCCCAAGGGTGGTTTTGA
- a CDS encoding low molecular weight protein-tyrosine-phosphatase produces the protein MDQFAVLFVCMGNICRSPTAHGVFRQRVERAGLAGQVHIDSAGTHSAHQGEPPDPRAQAQALLRGYVLADLRSRPIADGDFLRFDLLLAMDHDNLAELRRRCPPEQHHRLRRMTEFCLRNSSPVVPDPYYGNAQGFAHVLDLLEDACDGLLAHVQRQLNPAP, from the coding sequence ATGGACCAGTTTGCTGTTCTCTTCGTCTGCATGGGCAACATCTGCCGCAGCCCCACGGCCCATGGCGTGTTTCGCCAACGCGTGGAGCGCGCCGGGCTGGCCGGCCAGGTGCACATCGATTCGGCCGGCACCCACAGTGCCCACCAGGGCGAGCCGCCCGACCCGCGCGCGCAGGCCCAGGCTTTACTGCGCGGCTATGTGCTGGCCGATCTGCGGTCGCGCCCGATCGCCGATGGCGACTTCCTCCGCTTCGATCTGCTGCTGGCCATGGACCATGACAACCTGGCGGAACTGCGCCGCCGTTGCCCCCCGGAACAGCACCATCGCTTGCGACGCATGACAGAGTTCTGCCTGCGCAATAGCAGCCCTGTGGTGCCCGACCCCTACTACGGCAACGCACAGGGCTTCGCGCATGTGCTGGACCTGCTGGAAGATGCCTGCGACGGACTGCTGGCGCATGTGCAGCGGCAACTGAACCCGGCGCCTTGA
- a CDS encoding mannose-1-phosphate guanylyltransferase/mannose-6-phosphate isomerase has protein sequence MLIQPVVLSGGSGTRLWPLSREKYPKQLLALMGEDSLLQATLRRFDGVAGADSAPPLVVCNEEYRFVVAEQLRLIGKPGRIVLEPVGRNTAPALTLAALAAQSDGGDPVLLVMPADHVITQPAVFQQGVRHAARLAQEGAIVTFGITPDRPETGYGYIQAGAMLNEDGARAIARFVEKPDLATAEGYLQAGDYLWNSGLFVLRASVWLKALALCRPDILAACEVAWKNGAADLSFLRVDAAAFAACPSDSIDYAVMERLAGAKAVAGLPSGVVVPLSAGWSDVGAWDALWQILPKDDDGNVVQGRTLMQDSSNTLALSSGRLLACVGVQGLVVVETPDAVLVADQRHTQDVKKIVDRLKRDGHTEGLLHRKVYRPWGWYDGVDGGERFQVKRIMVKPGGKLSLQMHHHRAEHWIVVRGTARVTKGDEVFLLSENQSTYIPLGVTHRLENPGQVDLEMIEVQSGAYLGEDDIVRFEDLYGR, from the coding sequence ATGTTGATCCAGCCGGTGGTGTTGTCGGGCGGTTCGGGCACACGCCTGTGGCCGCTGTCGCGGGAAAAATATCCCAAACAATTGCTCGCGCTCATGGGCGAGGACTCGCTGCTGCAAGCAACGCTGCGCCGGTTTGACGGCGTGGCTGGTGCCGACAGCGCGCCACCGCTGGTGGTGTGCAACGAGGAATACCGCTTCGTGGTGGCAGAACAATTGCGACTGATTGGCAAGCCAGGCCGCATCGTGCTGGAGCCGGTGGGCCGCAATACCGCGCCGGCGCTCACGCTCGCGGCGCTGGCTGCGCAGTCCGACGGCGGCGACCCGGTGCTGCTGGTCATGCCTGCCGATCACGTCATTACCCAGCCCGCGGTGTTCCAGCAAGGCGTGCGCCATGCTGCCCGGCTGGCGCAGGAGGGCGCCATCGTCACTTTCGGGATCACCCCGGATCGACCCGAGACGGGCTACGGCTACATCCAGGCCGGCGCCATGCTGAACGAAGACGGTGCGCGCGCCATCGCCCGTTTTGTTGAAAAACCCGATCTCGCCACGGCCGAAGGCTACCTGCAAGCGGGCGATTACCTCTGGAACAGCGGGCTGTTTGTGTTGCGGGCCTCGGTCTGGTTGAAAGCGCTGGCGTTGTGCCGTCCCGACATCCTGGCCGCTTGTGAAGTGGCGTGGAAAAACGGCGCTGCCGACCTGTCGTTTCTGCGTGTGGATGCGGCGGCGTTTGCTGCCTGTCCGAGTGACTCTATTGACTATGCCGTGATGGAGCGTTTGGCCGGCGCGAAGGCAGTGGCCGGCCTGCCATCGGGTGTGGTGGTGCCGCTGTCGGCGGGCTGGTCCGATGTGGGTGCCTGGGATGCGCTCTGGCAAATCCTGCCCAAGGATGACGACGGCAACGTGGTGCAGGGGCGCACGCTGATGCAGGACAGCTCCAACACGCTGGCCCTGTCATCCGGGCGCCTGCTGGCTTGCGTGGGCGTGCAGGGGTTGGTCGTGGTGGAAACGCCCGACGCAGTGCTGGTGGCCGATCAGCGCCATACCCAGGATGTAAAAAAAATTGTCGATCGCCTCAAGCGCGATGGCCATACCGAGGGCTTGCTGCACCGCAAGGTGTACCGCCCCTGGGGCTGGTACGACGGCGTTGACGGGGGCGAGCGCTTTCAGGTCAAACGCATCATGGTCAAGCCCGGCGGCAAGCTGTCGCTGCAGATGCACCACCACCGTGCAGAACACTGGATTGTGGTGCGCGGCACTGCGCGCGTGACCAAGGGTGACGAGGTATTCCTGTTGTCCGAGAACCAGTCCACCTATATTCCCCTGGGCGTGACGCACCGCCTTGAAAATCCCGGCCAGGTCGATCTGGAGATGATCGAGGTCCAGTCCGGCGCCTATCTGGGTGAGGACGACATCGTGCGGTTTGAAGACCTGTATGGGCGCTGA
- a CDS encoding NAD-dependent epimerase — MTTERKPQHILLTGAAGFIGSHVAERLLQRGDRVLGLDNLNDYYDPALKRARLRRLEGAPGFRFVQRDLADRTGMAELFAAERFDSVIHLAAQAGVRYSITHPHAYLDANLTGFGHILEGCRAQGVAHLVYASSSSVYGGNTKMPFAETDAVDHPVSLYAATKKANELMAHTYSHLYGFPTTGLRFFTVYGPWGRPDMAYHLFTRAILAGEPIAVFNHGDMRRDFTYIDDITEGVLRVLDRPATPERAGAAPYRVFNIGNSEPVQLLDFIGCIENALGTTAIKQLLPMQPGDVPATYASTQALQDWVGFAPSTPLAEGIGRFVRWYRAYYDHT, encoded by the coding sequence ATGACCACAGAGCGAAAGCCCCAACACATTCTTCTGACCGGCGCCGCCGGTTTCATCGGCAGCCATGTGGCCGAGCGCCTGCTGCAGCGCGGCGACCGGGTTCTGGGCCTGGACAACCTCAACGACTACTATGACCCCGCGCTCAAGCGGGCCAGGCTGCGGCGCCTCGAAGGGGCGCCGGGCTTTCGTTTCGTGCAGCGCGACCTGGCCGACCGCACGGGCATGGCCGAACTGTTCGCCGCCGAGCGCTTTGACAGCGTCATCCACCTGGCCGCCCAGGCCGGTGTGCGCTACAGCATTACCCATCCCCATGCCTATCTCGACGCCAACCTGACGGGCTTTGGCCATATCCTGGAAGGCTGCCGCGCCCAGGGTGTCGCGCACCTGGTGTATGCCTCCAGCTCCAGCGTCTATGGCGGCAACACCAAGATGCCGTTTGCTGAAACGGATGCGGTGGACCACCCCGTGAGCCTGTACGCCGCCACCAAGAAGGCCAACGAGCTCATGGCCCACACCTACAGCCACCTGTACGGATTCCCTACCACCGGGTTGCGCTTTTTCACGGTCTACGGCCCCTGGGGGCGGCCCGACATGGCCTACCACCTCTTCACCCGCGCCATCCTGGCCGGCGAGCCGATCGCGGTGTTCAACCACGGGGACATGCGGCGCGACTTCACCTACATCGACGACATCACCGAGGGCGTGCTGCGCGTGCTGGATCGGCCCGCCACGCCCGAGCGCGCGGGCGCTGCCCCTTACCGCGTGTTCAACATCGGCAACAGCGAGCCCGTGCAGTTGCTCGATTTCATCGGCTGCATTGAAAACGCGCTGGGCACAACGGCCATCAAGCAGCTGCTTCCCATGCAGCCGGGGGATGTGCCGGCCACCTATGCCAGCACCCAGGCATTGCAGGACTGGGTGGGGTTTGCGCCGTCCACGCCGCTGGCCGAAGGCATCGGGCGTTTCGTGCGCTGGTACCGCGCGTACTACGACCACACCTGA
- a CDS encoding XrtA-associated tyrosine autokinase produces MTSSIEKAAQRLEQLRKAGVPVPGSVVQPAESVGPGAVAQPAQTVAPVEDAILDVRRGVPTSKLVSKSVHIDLTALAAAGFVTPNAPRSAMTDQFRVIKRPLLENATGKGASLVANGNLIMVTSALPGEGKTFTAINLAMSLAMELNHTVMLVDADVARQSVMKTMGLLPAPGLLDLLLDEKIGLPDVLLRTNIDNFTLLPTGLPNPRATELLASDAMAGLLNDMGKRYRDRILIFDSPPLLLTTEARVLASHMGQIVVVVQAEKTLQSQVQDALTTIEACPIRLMVLNQARSRGLGAYGYGYGHGYGYDRLVGEPSAATAAV; encoded by the coding sequence ATGACAAGTTCCATTGAAAAAGCGGCCCAACGGCTAGAACAATTGCGAAAGGCGGGGGTGCCTGTGCCTGGTAGCGTGGTGCAGCCTGCCGAGTCCGTAGGGCCGGGCGCCGTGGCGCAGCCGGCACAAACAGTCGCGCCCGTAGAAGATGCCATCCTTGACGTGCGGCGGGGCGTGCCAACATCCAAGCTGGTTTCCAAGTCCGTACATATCGATCTGACGGCACTGGCTGCGGCGGGCTTTGTCACTCCCAATGCGCCGCGCTCAGCCATGACAGATCAGTTTCGCGTCATCAAACGGCCCCTCCTGGAAAATGCAACGGGCAAAGGAGCCTCGTTGGTGGCCAACGGCAACCTCATCATGGTCACCAGCGCATTGCCCGGTGAGGGAAAGACCTTTACAGCCATCAACCTGGCCATGAGTCTGGCCATGGAACTGAACCATACGGTGATGCTGGTCGATGCCGATGTCGCGCGCCAGTCCGTCATGAAGACAATGGGCCTGCTACCTGCACCCGGCTTGCTGGACTTGTTGCTGGATGAAAAGATCGGATTGCCCGATGTGCTGCTGCGCACCAATATTGACAATTTCACGCTGTTGCCCACGGGGCTGCCGAATCCGCGTGCGACGGAATTGCTGGCCAGTGATGCCATGGCAGGATTGCTCAACGACATGGGCAAGCGCTACCGGGATCGCATCCTCATTTTCGATTCCCCTCCATTGCTGCTGACCACGGAAGCGCGGGTGCTGGCCAGCCACATGGGCCAGATTGTCGTCGTCGTTCAGGCTGAAAAAACGCTCCAGTCCCAGGTTCAGGATGCCCTGACCACCATCGAGGCTTGCCCTATCAGGCTCATGGTGCTTAACCAGGCGCGCAGCCGGGGTTTGGGTGCATATGGCTATGGATATGGCCACGGGTATGGCTACGATCGGTTAGTCGGCGAGCCCAGCGCGGCCACTGCTGCGGTGTGA
- a CDS encoding TIGR03016 family PEP-CTERM system-associated outer membrane protein, which produces MNRPYRYTASPCLVRWASLALATAPALLPGTVTAQQDDVQAAPRQPSMVFEPRISVQHTITSNARLDAASISDQVTEVSPGFQLISNMARIKGFVDYSLHDTYYARESRFNEIRHSLNASAVVEAIEQWAFVDVDAVVASQPISAFGAPVDGSPANANSSQTSSFRLSPYLRGRMGSVADYEARYSVQDTRTKTDSRSDVTTQEWVLRLGSQESGRVVGWSVDASDQVADYSPGRRIKTTTLRARVNVAVTPQVRLTGIGGAESTNQLSPTRESHSITGFGAAWQPSERTRMSFERESRYFGGSHNAAIEHRTGRTVWRYTDVKAVSNGLGAQSASLGSLFDLFDGFYTQIEPDPVRRTQLVLAEIERLGLPANVQVFQDFLRSSSTLQRAQQLSLALLGQRSTVTLAVSRSDSRALGGALQLGDDFDTNSRIRQRGWSLWLAHRLTPNSSIHANWGDQRSAGTLPGLETRVRSLVLGWNTLLAHRTSAGLQIRRVVSDGPASPYSESAIVGTITHRF; this is translated from the coding sequence GTGAACCGACCGTATCGCTATACCGCAAGTCCTTGCTTGGTTCGCTGGGCCTCGCTTGCTTTGGCAACTGCACCGGCGCTTCTTCCGGGCACCGTCACTGCACAACAAGACGATGTGCAGGCAGCACCGCGTCAACCCAGCATGGTATTTGAGCCGCGTATTTCGGTGCAGCACACCATTACCAGCAATGCACGGCTTGATGCCGCCAGTATCAGTGATCAGGTGACGGAGGTGAGTCCGGGGTTTCAGCTGATCAGCAATATGGCCCGGATCAAAGGGTTTGTCGATTATTCGCTGCACGACACTTACTACGCGCGGGAGTCACGGTTCAATGAGATTCGGCACAGCCTGAATGCCAGCGCTGTCGTAGAGGCGATCGAGCAGTGGGCTTTTGTCGATGTGGACGCCGTCGTCGCTTCGCAGCCCATATCGGCTTTTGGCGCGCCGGTGGATGGCTCACCCGCCAACGCCAACAGCTCGCAGACCTCGAGCTTTCGCCTCTCGCCCTATCTTCGCGGTCGCATGGGTAGCGTGGCCGACTATGAGGCGCGCTACAGCGTGCAAGACACCCGCACCAAGACGGACAGCCGCTCGGATGTCACCACGCAAGAATGGGTCCTGCGTCTGGGCAGCCAGGAAAGCGGGCGGGTTGTGGGCTGGTCCGTGGATGCCAGCGACCAGGTCGCCGATTATTCCCCGGGTCGGAGGATCAAAACCACCACGCTGCGTGCCCGGGTGAATGTAGCAGTGACGCCGCAAGTGCGGCTCACGGGGATTGGCGGAGCCGAATCCACCAACCAGCTTTCGCCGACACGCGAGTCGCACAGCATTACAGGTTTTGGTGCTGCGTGGCAGCCATCGGAGCGCACCCGGATGTCGTTTGAGCGGGAGAGCCGTTATTTTGGCGGCTCCCACAACGCAGCCATCGAGCACCGCACCGGGCGCACCGTCTGGCGCTACACCGATGTCAAGGCCGTCTCCAACGGGCTGGGCGCACAGTCGGCGTCGCTGGGGTCTTTGTTCGACCTGTTCGACGGCTTTTACACCCAGATCGAGCCAGACCCCGTCCGCCGCACACAACTCGTTCTGGCAGAAATTGAACGCCTGGGGCTGCCCGCCAACGTGCAGGTGTTCCAGGATTTCCTGCGCTCATCGAGCACCTTGCAGCGGGCGCAGCAACTGTCGCTGGCACTGTTGGGCCAGCGCAGTACCGTGACGCTGGCAGTTTCGCGTTCTGACAGCCGCGCACTCGGCGGTGCGCTCCAGCTGGGCGATGATTTCGATACCAACTCCCGCATCCGCCAGCGCGGCTGGAGCCTGTGGCTTGCCCATCGTCTCACGCCGAATTCATCGATCCATGCGAATTGGGGCGATCAGCGCAGCGCAGGCACTTTGCCGGGGTTGGAAACCCGGGTTCGCTCACTCGTATTGGGCTGGAATACGCTGCTGGCCCATCGCACCAGCGCAGGTCTTCAGATACGTCGCGTTGTATCGGACGGCCCCGCCAGCCCATATAGTGAATCGGCGATAGTCGGCACCATCACACACCGGTTTTGA
- the rpe gene encoding ribulose-phosphate 3-epimerase has product MSRPFRIAPSILSADFARLGEEVRNVIAAGADWIHFDVMDNHYVPNLTFGPMVCQALKPHARTAAGVAVPVDVHLMIQPVDALAAAFADAGADFISFHPDASGHVHRSIQAIRSKGVKPGLVFNPAEPLDVLDWVIDDIDLILIMSVNPGFGGQSFIDSALRKIEAVRKRIDACGKDIRLEVDGGIKTDNIRRVADAGADTFVAGSAIFGKPDYQGVIDAMRAQLA; this is encoded by the coding sequence ATGAGCCGACCTTTTCGCATTGCCCCTTCGATCCTCTCTGCCGACTTTGCCCGCCTGGGCGAAGAAGTGCGCAACGTCATCGCCGCCGGTGCCGACTGGATTCACTTTGACGTGATGGACAACCATTACGTGCCCAATCTCACCTTTGGTCCCATGGTCTGCCAGGCGCTCAAGCCGCATGCCAGGACGGCCGCCGGGGTGGCAGTGCCGGTGGACGTGCACCTGATGATCCAGCCCGTGGATGCCCTGGCCGCCGCGTTTGCCGACGCGGGTGCCGATTTCATCAGCTTTCACCCCGATGCCTCGGGCCATGTGCACCGCAGCATCCAGGCCATCCGGAGCAAGGGCGTGAAGCCGGGTCTGGTGTTCAACCCGGCCGAGCCGCTGGATGTGCTGGACTGGGTGATTGACGATATCGACCTCATCCTGATCATGAGCGTCAACCCCGGCTTTGGCGGCCAGAGCTTTATTGACTCGGCGCTGCGCAAGATCGAAGCGGTGCGCAAGCGCATCGACGCCTGCGGCAAGGACATCCGCCTGGAGGTGGATGGCGGCATCAAGACCGACAACATCCGCCGCGTGGCCGATGCGGGCGCGGACACCTTTGTCGCGGGCAGTGCCATCTTCGGCAAGCCCGATTACCAAGGCGTGATCGACGCCATGCGCGCGCAGCTGGCCTGA
- a CDS encoding XrtA system polysaccharide chain length determinant produces the protein MDEFLGQITTTVRGMWIYRRLAMLITWLVAAVGVGVVLMMPDHYQASARVFVDTQSILRPLMTGIAVQPNIEQQVAMLSRTLLSRPTVERLVRTVDLDLGAHSKAAKDAVVDTVTKSISIQTTGRDNLYTLSYRDQNPEKAQRVVQALLTIFVESSLGASRQDSDSARRFLDEQIKSYEAKLTDAEGRLKAFKLRNLELQSQSGLDSAGRAAEIGNLLSQARLELREAESARAAASRQLEMLRAQTGQSLIGSAVGMQTPELDARLHEQKRNLDTLLQRYTDEHPDVVNTRRLIAELEAQKRREVEELRRKAQATQGSPAVETNPAVVELNRIYSAAEVQVASLRARVVEYESRAKHVHEQLKVAPQLEAELAQLNRDYQINQKNYADLVARRESAMMSGQLENTSSVAEFRVIDPPRVSPKPVAPNRVLLMPITLLAALAAGLGMAFLMSQIRPVFFDGTALRQLTQLPLLGVVELMPSDAFRQRESRSFKRFIAALLALVLLYAGGMLALSYLSGLLG, from the coding sequence ATGGATGAGTTTCTAGGCCAGATCACCACAACCGTTCGCGGCATGTGGATTTATCGCCGTCTGGCTATGCTGATCACTTGGTTGGTTGCTGCCGTGGGTGTGGGTGTGGTGCTCATGATGCCGGATCACTATCAGGCGTCGGCGCGCGTATTTGTAGACACACAGTCCATCTTGCGTCCGCTCATGACCGGCATTGCCGTGCAGCCGAACATCGAGCAGCAGGTCGCCATGCTCAGCCGCACTCTACTCAGTCGGCCTACCGTGGAGCGTCTGGTCCGCACCGTTGATCTCGATCTGGGCGCGCATTCCAAGGCAGCAAAAGATGCGGTGGTCGATACTGTGACCAAGTCCATCAGTATCCAGACCACCGGGCGAGACAATCTCTATACGCTGTCCTATCGCGACCAGAATCCCGAGAAAGCGCAGCGGGTCGTGCAGGCGCTTTTGACCATCTTCGTTGAATCCAGTCTGGGTGCTTCGCGCCAGGATTCGGACAGTGCGCGTCGCTTTCTCGATGAGCAGATCAAGAGCTACGAGGCCAAGCTCACAGACGCCGAAGGCCGCCTCAAAGCGTTCAAATTGCGAAACCTTGAGTTGCAATCGCAAAGTGGGCTGGATTCGGCCGGGCGGGCCGCAGAAATCGGCAACCTGCTAAGTCAGGCCAGGCTTGAGCTGCGCGAGGCTGAAAGTGCACGAGCGGCGGCGAGTCGTCAGTTGGAGATGCTGCGCGCGCAAACTGGACAGTCTCTCATCGGGTCTGCTGTTGGTATGCAGACGCCTGAGTTGGATGCGCGTCTTCATGAGCAAAAGCGCAATCTGGATACGCTGCTACAGCGCTACACCGACGAGCACCCAGATGTGGTCAATACACGCAGATTGATTGCGGAGCTTGAGGCACAAAAGCGCCGTGAAGTGGAGGAGCTGCGGCGTAAAGCGCAGGCAACGCAGGGATCGCCTGCAGTGGAAACCAATCCTGCGGTGGTGGAGCTCAATCGCATTTATTCGGCAGCCGAAGTTCAAGTGGCATCGCTGCGCGCGCGCGTCGTTGAATACGAGTCACGTGCCAAACATGTCCATGAGCAACTCAAGGTGGCTCCACAACTGGAGGCCGAATTGGCGCAGTTGAACCGGGACTATCAGATTAATCAGAAAAACTATGCCGATCTGGTGGCTCGCCGTGAATCGGCCATGATGTCGGGACAGTTGGAAAACACGTCCAGTGTGGCTGAATTTCGAGTCATCGACCCGCCGCGCGTTTCGCCCAAGCCTGTTGCTCCCAACCGGGTGCTGCTGATGCCAATCACCTTGCTGGCGGCCCTGGCCGCAGGGCTTGGAATGGCATTTCTCATGAGCCAGATTCGGCCAGTTTTCTTTGATGGCACTGCGTTGCGCCAGTTGACCCAACTGCCGTTGCTGGGCGTGGTGGAATTGATGCCCAGTGATGCGTTCCGTCAACGTGAATCGAGAAGCTTTAAGCGTTTCATCGCGGCCTTGCTTGCACTCGTTTTGCTCTATGCGGGTGGAATGCTTGCGTTGTCCTACTTGTCCGGCCTTTTGGGGTGA